A section of the Bombus fervidus isolate BK054 chromosome 9, iyBomFerv1, whole genome shotgun sequence genome encodes:
- the Cad89d gene encoding cadherin 89D isoform X1 yields the protein MTRSGEKLPSISSVLRWFTLATFLVVVDRLDLATGCQFYPIGEYLKFVRVPENLAKGTEILSLEAHPRNHISIMPVDKDEDARFFTHRETNRTHVSLVLAQSLEDLVDAEMPRNLLKFRVVCDYSDGGDSLVTSHLSVTVYVEDINDHAPQFVDAPYHVTVDELTPVGVTIFRGIHAVDGDKPNTPNSDVHYAIVKGNEQGKFSLESGHRTALILRKPVDYDNGDREFTLVIAATDRGVPARSTNTTVKITILDNDDLDPKFTRDVYKAKIYEFYPMPEYPIFKQINFSTPIQATDCDRNINMSVRYDIISGNERGFFHLDPKNATLFLKRPIDLDAERNLPSNTFILQIHASQVDNPLKTAGARVEVEVLDLNDNLPEFEVDLYNISIVENLPNGFSVLQVIARDKDQDENGQFDYELRDPSGAFSVDAKSGWLTVKDQSVLDREKRDHLRMKVVAIERKPSVVLRNGSRKTDGSSVDVEVTLLDANDNNPIFVPGNLYELVAKTDYKVGTVLGQVYAVDDDLGPNGMVRYRLQKPGNSTTRTPPFMVDEITGMITVAESPILEGRHAIFVEAADQPANPSERRFSLAVVTVDVFRSNGPESLEPDFVGAPYEFWVGANVAVGTSVGQIRLNDAVKTNDLIYDLLHSYEEGVPFAVEERSGTITVVEEIERFDRLTYDFEAIVTDERDLMLITNVSIHVVDPNDERGIFTKGTTTAPLVFHAKENVAGAYIGQVLPQNGTGAATAGTRFFIVNQQDVPDISITEDGALYAPKGLDRETRQNYSITVIAESPRGVGVFQVSVIVLDENDHAPEFTMPLYEGRILENSPAGTKVNLSIPIAATDKDEGVNRNFVFSLHGEGSELFRIHPTTGLVYFEGIDDRTLDREVKANYSFTIVAKDSGGLTSEARLKIIVTDVNDNPPSFIRMIVLPDQGVRVSNEPDTEASFEGNDVLDTSELGAGNQPPNSRRSPLLLVPENATIGAPIIRLLAEDKDEGTNAAITYSLGNETTSGDDVKSRRFDTTNRRYFHLDPRSAEISVARGLPAEKSIRLFVLAKDSGRLSDNITVRIHVVDVNDHAPIFDKSWYTFDVPEGSYAGYDLGTVRAIDADFGVNANVSYEAVSGNESLEDPANVSRIFNVAPYEGIIRVTGVLDRETAATHRLVVMARDNGSPRLSSTVEVEVNVLDVNDNPPMFYNYHEIEKSENGDLVPVYHASIFENSPIGSQVIKVYANDSDFAGNGNGLILFDLSHQGQPEKQYFAIDSKEGVITTIANLDYETRKSHRLLVTASDLGSPVSLTSTAVVIVTVLNVDDDEEDAENEVQKTPSFRHRYYEVEIEENVPVPILVAQLDLADGQQNEHTRYSIVADDTKAREHFSIDPKNGSLYLMTDVDREVNDRYEAKVRVDRVKIGRGMPVMIYPVVGERLNGLAPNEARVVVRVKDVNDNAPRFKSKGRPILAAIPTTAHYGYEVVKVEAEDPDEGANAEIRYQILGREDAPRFAIDPLSGQVRSVASFGRDTGRVFGFDVKATDRRGAENGRSSIANVFVYVLDDQKQVVMVVGRRPIDIEPQLENITAILQNVTGLDVRVRKLEPHIERNLIDTTSTDVYLYAIDPHLNVMIDMDTLHDVFNTKKTEIKRELDEYDVLDIAGSSPRRGNHRYLLSTLEVGAVVLGCVVFVGALVTALCVTCVRRNKRRRRREKAMFSTTSPIGFALADPAATLQKPPLFPTFVDGLHYDPEPFCTDMPRRQSICEHGANCARFHAEREQHTARRGIEQSRDRKGIPICFAMSMLERQGGGCRMGGCSKHAGRTTGTPKGLEASATSLHSSGQDSGIVARASCHCSHSSSPSSGESSNGYEDSLKSLQRRERGNDMSRSNHEISNAIGRRGNQATSKRRQRFNSFSNGESVYSQEMTLQREQRCCVGTEKRRKNDGTTREHRRAHSEAENNITETVIHEHPGTEISLSSSLQNTSTLHGGLSRSTHMLY from the exons ATGACGCGATCAGGGGAAAAGCTTCCTTCGATTTCGTCGGTACTCCGCTGGTTTACCTTGGCGACGTTCCTGGTGGTCGTCGACCGTCTTGATCTTGCGACAG GGTGCCAGTTTTACCCGATAGGAGAGTATCTGAAGTTTGTTAGAGTACCGGAAAATCTAGCTAAAGGCACGGAAATTCTATCGCTAGAAGCTCATCCGAGAAATCATATTTCAATAATGCCAGTCGATAAA GACGAAGACGCTCGTTTCTTCACGCACAGGGAGACCAATAGGACGCACGTCTCTCTAGTGCTGGCCCAGTCTTTGGAAGACCTGGTGGACGCGGAGATGCCTAGAAATCTGCTCAAGTTCCGCGTCGTCTGCGATTACTCCGATGGCGGCGATTCCTTG GTGACGTCCCACCTGTCAGTGACGGTCTACGTGGAAGACATAAACGATCATGCTCCGCAGTTTGTCGATGCGCCTTATCACGTAACCGTGGACGAGCTTACTCCAGTTG GCGTGACGATATTTCGTGGGATTCACGCGGTCGACGGAGACAAGCCGAACACGCCGAACAGCGACGTGCACTACGCGATAGTGAAAGGCAACGAGCAGGGCAAATTTTCACTCGAATCCGGCCACAGAACCGCTCTCATACTCCGTAAACCGGTAGACTACGACAACGGTGACCGCGAGTTCACGTTGGTTATCGCGGCTACG GATCGAGGAGTGCCAGCTAGGAGTACCAACACGACCGTCAAAATCACGATATTGGACAACGATGATCTGGATCCCAAGTTCACCAGGGACGTGTACAAAGCAAAGATTTACGAGTTCTATCCGATGCCG GAATACCCGATCTTCAAACAGATCAACTTCTCCACACCGATACAAGCTACCGACTGCGACAGGAACATAAACATGTCCGTGCGGTATGACATAATATCTGGCAACGAACGCGGTTTCTTTCACTTGGACCCAAAGAACGCTACCCTGTTCCTCAAACGTCCGATCGATCTGGACGCCGAACGGAATCTACCATCCAACACTTTCATTCTACAAATTCATGCTTCCCAAGTGGACAACCCCCTGAAGACTGCGGGTGCTCGCGTCGAGGTGGAAGTTCTAGACCTAAACGACAATCTTCCCGAATTCGAGGTGGACCTGTATAATATCAGCATCGTAGAGAATCTGCCGAATGGCTTCAGTGTGTTGCAAGTGATCGCGCGTGACAAGGACCAAGACGAGAATGGACAGTTCGATTACGAACTTCGAGATCCGTCCGGTGCCTTCTCAGTCGACGCTAAATCCGGCTGGTTAACGGTGAAGGACCAGTCGGTTCTCGATCGAGAGAAGCGCGATCATCTGCGAATGAAGGTGGTGGCGATCGAGAGAAAACCTAGCGTGGTTTTACGCAACGGGTCGCGGAAAACGGATGGTTCTTCGGTGGACGTCGAGGTGACATTGCTCGACGCCAATGACAACAATCCGATCTTCGTGCCTGGCAATCTCTACGAGTTGGTTGCTAAAACGGACTATAAAGTGGGCACGGTGCTTGGCCAGGTGTACGCGGTCGACGACGACCTGGGACCCAATGGCATGGTAAGATACAGGTTGCAGAAACCGGGCAACTCGACGACTCGCACGCCACCGTTCATGGTGGATGAAATCACCGGTATGATTACGGTCGCCGAGAGTCCGATCCTCGAGGGAAGACACGCGATCTTCGTCGAGGCGGCGGATCAACCGGCGAATCCGAGCGAGAGGAGATTCTCCCTGGCTGTGGTTACCGTGGATGTTTTCAGATCGAACG GGCCGGAATCGCTCGAGCCGGACTTCGTAGGGGCTCCTTATGAATTTTGGGTCGGTGCCAATGTGGCAGTCGGTACTAGCGTCGGTCAGATACGTTTGAACGACGCCGTAAAGACCAACGACCTGATCTACGATCTTCTACACAGCTACGAGGAGGGTG TCCCGTTTGCCGTGGAGGAGCGTTCCGGAACGATCACCGTGGTCGAGGAGATCGAACGATTCGATAGATTGACCTACGACTTCGAAGCGATCGTGACAGACGAAAGAGATCTCATGTTGATTACTAACGTGTCCATCCACGTGGTAGACCCTAACGACGAACGAGGCATCTTTACGAA GGGAACGACCACCGCTCCTTTGGTGTTCCACGCGAAGGAGAACGTAGCTGGTGCGTACATCGGGCAAGTGCTTCCCCAGAATGGGACCGGCGCGGCCACTGCTGGCACTCGGTTCTTTATCGTCAATCAGCAGGATGTACCCGACATCTCGATCACGGAGGATGGCGCCCTGTACGCGCCCAAGGGTCTCGATCGCGAGACGAGGCAGAATTACAGCATCACCGTGATTGCAGAGAGTCCACGCGGCGTCGGTGTCTTTCAA GTCAGCGTGATCGTTCTCGACGAGAACGATCATGCGCCAGAATTCACAATGCCACTGTACGAGGGTCGAATTCTGGAGAACAGTCCGGCCGGAACAAAAGTGAACTTATCGATACCTATCGCGGCTACCGACAAAGACGAAGGCGTCAATCGGAACTTTGTCTTTAGTCTTCACGGCGAGGGAAGCGAACTGTTTAGAATTCATCCAACTACGGGTTTAGTGTACTTCGAAGGAATCGATGACCGCACGCTAGACAGGGAAGTGAAAGCAAACTATAGTTTCACGATCGTTGCTAAAGACAGTG GCGGTCTAACATCCGAAGCGCGGCTGAAGATAATAGTAACCGACGTGAACGACAATCCTCCGAGTTTCATCCGAATGATCGTGCTCCCCGATCAAGGTGTTCGCGTGTCGAACGAACCCGATACCGAGGCATCGTTCGAGGGGAACGACGTGCTCGATACGAGCGAGCTTGGTGCCGGAAATCAGCCACCGAACAGCCGTCGTTCGCCTCTTCTTCTCGTGCCAGAGAACGCGACCATCGGCGCGCCGATAATACGCCTGCTCGCGGAGGACAAGGACGAGGGAACAAACGCCGCGATAACGTACAGCCTGGGGAACGAGACGACTTCCGGAGACGATGTAAAGTCACGACGATTCGACACCACCAACCGTAGATACTTTCATTTGGATCCAAGGTCGGCCGAAATATCAGTAGCCAGAGGACTTCCAGCTGAGAAGAGCATTCGGTTGTTCGTTCTAGCCAAAGATTCTGGACGACTGTCTGACAATATCACCGTAAGGATCCACGTGGTAGACGTGAACGATCACGCGCCGATCTTTGACAAGTCTTGGTACACTTTCGACGTGCCGGAAGGAAGTTACGCTGGCTACGATTTGGGCACTGTTCGAGCCATTGATGCAGACTTTGGAGTCAACGCAAACGTCAGTTACGAAGCTGTCTCCGGTAATGAGAGCCTGGAGGATCCTGCGAACGTGTCTAGGATCTTTAACGTAGCTCCTTACGAGGGAATAATTAGAGTGACTGGAGTTTTGGACAGGGAGACTGCAGCTACTCATCGTCTCGTGGTCATGGCTCGTGACAATGGCTCTCCAAGATTAAGTTCTACCGTGGAGGTAGAAGTGAACGTGTTGGATGTCAATGACAATCCACCTATGTTCTACAATTATCACGAAATCGAGAAGAGTGAGAATGGAGATCTCGTACCGGTTTACCACGCATCGATCTTTGAAAACAGTCCCATTGGCAGTCAAGTGATCAAGGTATACGCTAATGATTCGGACTTTGCTGGAAATGGAAATGGGTTGATCCTGTTCGACTTGAGTCATCAAGGACAGCCTGAGAAGCAGTACTTTGCTATCGATAGCAAAGAAGGTGTCATCACGACGATTGCTAATCTGGATTACGAGACTCGAAAGAGTCACAGATTACTGGTCACTGCCAGTGACTTAGGGTCTCCGGTCAGTCTGACATCCACCGCAGTCGTGATCGTTACCGTGTTGAACGTGGACGACGACGAGGAAGATGCGGAGAACGAGGTGCAGAAAACACCCTCTTTTAGACATCGGTATTACGAAGTGGAAATCGAGGAGAACGTTCCGGTGCCGATTTTGGTCGCGCAATTGGATCTAGCCGATGGTCAGCAAAACGAACACACAAG ATACAGCATCGTCGCGGACGACACGAAGGCGCGAGAACACTTCTCGATCGACCCAAAGAACGGCTCGTTGTACCTGATGACAGACGTGGACAGAGAGGTGAACGATCGATACGAGGCGAAGGTCAGGGTCGACAGGGTGAAGATAGGTCGCGGGATGCCCGTGATGATTTACCCGGTTGTTGGCGAAAGATTGAATGGTCTAGCACCTAACGAGGCCAGGGTCGTTGTCAGGGTGAAGGATGTTAACGACAATGCGCCCAGATTCAAATCAAAGGGTCGACCCATCCTCGCCGCGATACCTACCACTGCCCATTATGGGTATGAGGTTGTCAAAGTGGAG GCAGAAGACCCGGACGAGGGAGCAAACGCCGAGATCCGGTATCAAATTCTCGGACGGGAGGACGCGCCACGATTTGCCATTGACCCACTGAGCGGTCAAGTACGATCCGTGGCGAGCTTTGGCCGTGACACTGGACGCGTTTTCGGCTTCGACGTGAAGGCCACCGACAGAAGGGGCGCCGAAAATGGTCGCAGCAGTATCGCCAATGTCTTT GTGTACGTGTTGGATGATCAGAAACAAGTCGTGATGGTTGTTGGTCGGAGACCCATTGATATCGAGCCGCAATTGGAGAACATCACCGC AATACTACAAAATGTGACTGGTTTGGACGTTCGAGTGAGGAAGCTAGAACCACACATCGAAAGAAATCTGATCGATACTACGTC caCCGATGTCTACCTTTATGCGATCGATCCTCATTTAAACGTCATGATAGATATGGATACACTGCACGA CGTGTTCAACACAAAGAAAACGGAGATCAAGCGCGAGTTGGACGAGTACGACGTCCTGGACATTGCCGGAAGCTCTCCGCGTCGGGGTAATCATCGTTACCTACTATCTACCCTGGAAGTGGGTGCGGTAGTGCTTGGCTGTGTCGTCTTTGTCGGTGCCCTCGTTACTGCACTCTGCGTTACATGCGTTCGCAGAAATAAACG TCGCAGACGTCGAGAGAAAGCGATGTTCTCGACCACCAGTCCGATTGGATTCGCTTTGGCAGATCCGGCAGCCACGCTACAGAAGCCGCCTTTGTTCCCGACCTTCGTCGATGGCCTTCATTACGACCCTGAACCGTTCTGCACCGACATGCCGAGGCGACAGAGCATCTGTGAGCACGGAGCCAATTGTGCCCGCTTCCACGC TGAACGCGAACAACACACGGCTCGCCGTGGAATCGAACAAAGCCGCGACAGAAAG GGAATTCCCATATGTTTCGCGATGTCGATGCTAGAGAGGCAAGGGGGTGGTTGCAGGATGGGCGGTTGTAGTAAGCAC
- the Cad89d gene encoding cadherin 89D isoform X4 — translation MTRSGEKLPSISSVLRWFTLATFLVVVDRLDLATGCQFYPIGEYLKFVRVPENLAKGTEILSLEAHPRNHISIMPVDKDEDARFFTHRETNRTHVSLVLAQSLEDLVDAEMPRNLLKFRVVCDYSDGGDSLVTSHLSVTVYVEDINDHAPQFVDAPYHVTVDELTPVGVTIFRGIHAVDGDKPNTPNSDVHYAIVKGNEQGKFSLESGHRTALILRKPVDYDNGDREFTLVIAATDRGVPARSTNTTVKITILDNDDLDPKFTRDVYKAKIYEFYPMPEYPIFKQINFSTPIQATDCDRNINMSVRYDIISGNERGFFHLDPKNATLFLKRPIDLDAERNLPSNTFILQIHASQVDNPLKTAGARVEVEVLDLNDNLPEFEVDLYNISIVENLPNGFSVLQVIARDKDQDENGQFDYELRDPSGAFSVDAKSGWLTVKDQSVLDREKRDHLRMKVVAIERKPSVVLRNGSRKTDGSSVDVEVTLLDANDNNPIFVPGNLYELVAKTDYKVGTVLGQVYAVDDDLGPNGMVRYRLQKPGNSTTRTPPFMVDEITGMITVAESPILEGRHAIFVEAADQPANPSERRFSLAVVTVDVFRSNGPESLEPDFVGAPYEFWVGANVAVGTSVGQIRLNDAVKTNDLIYDLLHSYEEGVPFAVEERSGTITVVEEIERFDRLTYDFEAIVTDERDLMLITNVSIHVVDPNDERGIFTKGTTTAPLVFHAKENVAGAYIGQVLPQNGTGAATAGTRFFIVNQQDVPDISITEDGALYAPKGLDRETRQNYSITVIAESPRGVGVFQVSVIVLDENDHAPEFTMPLYEGRILENSPAGTKVNLSIPIAATDKDEGVNRNFVFSLHGEGSELFRIHPTTGLVYFEGIDDRTLDREVKANYSFTIVAKDSGGLTSEARLKIIVTDVNDNPPSFIRMIVLPDQGVRVSNEPDTEASFEGNDVLDTSELGAGNQPPNSRRSPLLLVPENATIGAPIIRLLAEDKDEGTNAAITYSLGNETTSGDDVKSRRFDTTNRRYFHLDPRSAEISVARGLPAEKSIRLFVLAKDSGRLSDNITVRIHVVDVNDHAPIFDKSWYTFDVPEGSYAGYDLGTVRAIDADFGVNANVSYEAVSGNESLEDPANVSRIFNVAPYEGIIRVTGVLDRETAATHRLVVMARDNGSPRLSSTVEVEVNVLDVNDNPPMFYNYHEIEKSENGDLVPVYHASIFENSPIGSQVIKVYANDSDFAGNGNGLILFDLSHQGQPEKQYFAIDSKEGVITTIANLDYETRKSHRLLVTASDLGSPVSLTSTAVVIVTVLNVDDDEEDAENEVQKTPSFRHRYYEVEIEENVPVPILVAQLDLADGQQNEHTRYSIVADDTKAREHFSIDPKNGSLYLMTDVDREVNDRYEAKVRVDRVKIGRGMPVMIYPVVGERLNGLAPNEARVVVRVKDVNDNAPRFKSKGRPILAAIPTTAHYGYEVVKVEAEDPDEGANAEIRYQILGREDAPRFAIDPLSGQVRSVASFGRDTGRVFGFDVKATDRRGAENGRSSIANVFVYVLDDQKQVVMVVGRRPIDIEPQLENITAILQNVTGLDVRVRKLEPHIERNLIDTTSTDVYLYAIDPHLNVMIDMDTLHDVFNTKKTEIKRELDEYDVLDIAGSSPRRGNHRYLLSTLEVGAVVLGCVVFVGALVTALCVTCVRRNKRRRRREKAMFSTTSPIGFALADPAATLQKPPLFPTFVDGLHYDPEPFCTDMPRRQSICEHGANCARFHAGYEDSLKSLQRRERGNDMSRSNHEISNAIGRRGNQATSKRRQRFNSFSNGESVYSQEMTLQREQRCCVGTEKRRKNDGTTREHRRAHSEAENNITETVIHEHPGTEISLSSSLQNTSTLHGGLSRSTHMLY, via the exons ATGACGCGATCAGGGGAAAAGCTTCCTTCGATTTCGTCGGTACTCCGCTGGTTTACCTTGGCGACGTTCCTGGTGGTCGTCGACCGTCTTGATCTTGCGACAG GGTGCCAGTTTTACCCGATAGGAGAGTATCTGAAGTTTGTTAGAGTACCGGAAAATCTAGCTAAAGGCACGGAAATTCTATCGCTAGAAGCTCATCCGAGAAATCATATTTCAATAATGCCAGTCGATAAA GACGAAGACGCTCGTTTCTTCACGCACAGGGAGACCAATAGGACGCACGTCTCTCTAGTGCTGGCCCAGTCTTTGGAAGACCTGGTGGACGCGGAGATGCCTAGAAATCTGCTCAAGTTCCGCGTCGTCTGCGATTACTCCGATGGCGGCGATTCCTTG GTGACGTCCCACCTGTCAGTGACGGTCTACGTGGAAGACATAAACGATCATGCTCCGCAGTTTGTCGATGCGCCTTATCACGTAACCGTGGACGAGCTTACTCCAGTTG GCGTGACGATATTTCGTGGGATTCACGCGGTCGACGGAGACAAGCCGAACACGCCGAACAGCGACGTGCACTACGCGATAGTGAAAGGCAACGAGCAGGGCAAATTTTCACTCGAATCCGGCCACAGAACCGCTCTCATACTCCGTAAACCGGTAGACTACGACAACGGTGACCGCGAGTTCACGTTGGTTATCGCGGCTACG GATCGAGGAGTGCCAGCTAGGAGTACCAACACGACCGTCAAAATCACGATATTGGACAACGATGATCTGGATCCCAAGTTCACCAGGGACGTGTACAAAGCAAAGATTTACGAGTTCTATCCGATGCCG GAATACCCGATCTTCAAACAGATCAACTTCTCCACACCGATACAAGCTACCGACTGCGACAGGAACATAAACATGTCCGTGCGGTATGACATAATATCTGGCAACGAACGCGGTTTCTTTCACTTGGACCCAAAGAACGCTACCCTGTTCCTCAAACGTCCGATCGATCTGGACGCCGAACGGAATCTACCATCCAACACTTTCATTCTACAAATTCATGCTTCCCAAGTGGACAACCCCCTGAAGACTGCGGGTGCTCGCGTCGAGGTGGAAGTTCTAGACCTAAACGACAATCTTCCCGAATTCGAGGTGGACCTGTATAATATCAGCATCGTAGAGAATCTGCCGAATGGCTTCAGTGTGTTGCAAGTGATCGCGCGTGACAAGGACCAAGACGAGAATGGACAGTTCGATTACGAACTTCGAGATCCGTCCGGTGCCTTCTCAGTCGACGCTAAATCCGGCTGGTTAACGGTGAAGGACCAGTCGGTTCTCGATCGAGAGAAGCGCGATCATCTGCGAATGAAGGTGGTGGCGATCGAGAGAAAACCTAGCGTGGTTTTACGCAACGGGTCGCGGAAAACGGATGGTTCTTCGGTGGACGTCGAGGTGACATTGCTCGACGCCAATGACAACAATCCGATCTTCGTGCCTGGCAATCTCTACGAGTTGGTTGCTAAAACGGACTATAAAGTGGGCACGGTGCTTGGCCAGGTGTACGCGGTCGACGACGACCTGGGACCCAATGGCATGGTAAGATACAGGTTGCAGAAACCGGGCAACTCGACGACTCGCACGCCACCGTTCATGGTGGATGAAATCACCGGTATGATTACGGTCGCCGAGAGTCCGATCCTCGAGGGAAGACACGCGATCTTCGTCGAGGCGGCGGATCAACCGGCGAATCCGAGCGAGAGGAGATTCTCCCTGGCTGTGGTTACCGTGGATGTTTTCAGATCGAACG GGCCGGAATCGCTCGAGCCGGACTTCGTAGGGGCTCCTTATGAATTTTGGGTCGGTGCCAATGTGGCAGTCGGTACTAGCGTCGGTCAGATACGTTTGAACGACGCCGTAAAGACCAACGACCTGATCTACGATCTTCTACACAGCTACGAGGAGGGTG TCCCGTTTGCCGTGGAGGAGCGTTCCGGAACGATCACCGTGGTCGAGGAGATCGAACGATTCGATAGATTGACCTACGACTTCGAAGCGATCGTGACAGACGAAAGAGATCTCATGTTGATTACTAACGTGTCCATCCACGTGGTAGACCCTAACGACGAACGAGGCATCTTTACGAA GGGAACGACCACCGCTCCTTTGGTGTTCCACGCGAAGGAGAACGTAGCTGGTGCGTACATCGGGCAAGTGCTTCCCCAGAATGGGACCGGCGCGGCCACTGCTGGCACTCGGTTCTTTATCGTCAATCAGCAGGATGTACCCGACATCTCGATCACGGAGGATGGCGCCCTGTACGCGCCCAAGGGTCTCGATCGCGAGACGAGGCAGAATTACAGCATCACCGTGATTGCAGAGAGTCCACGCGGCGTCGGTGTCTTTCAA GTCAGCGTGATCGTTCTCGACGAGAACGATCATGCGCCAGAATTCACAATGCCACTGTACGAGGGTCGAATTCTGGAGAACAGTCCGGCCGGAACAAAAGTGAACTTATCGATACCTATCGCGGCTACCGACAAAGACGAAGGCGTCAATCGGAACTTTGTCTTTAGTCTTCACGGCGAGGGAAGCGAACTGTTTAGAATTCATCCAACTACGGGTTTAGTGTACTTCGAAGGAATCGATGACCGCACGCTAGACAGGGAAGTGAAAGCAAACTATAGTTTCACGATCGTTGCTAAAGACAGTG GCGGTCTAACATCCGAAGCGCGGCTGAAGATAATAGTAACCGACGTGAACGACAATCCTCCGAGTTTCATCCGAATGATCGTGCTCCCCGATCAAGGTGTTCGCGTGTCGAACGAACCCGATACCGAGGCATCGTTCGAGGGGAACGACGTGCTCGATACGAGCGAGCTTGGTGCCGGAAATCAGCCACCGAACAGCCGTCGTTCGCCTCTTCTTCTCGTGCCAGAGAACGCGACCATCGGCGCGCCGATAATACGCCTGCTCGCGGAGGACAAGGACGAGGGAACAAACGCCGCGATAACGTACAGCCTGGGGAACGAGACGACTTCCGGAGACGATGTAAAGTCACGACGATTCGACACCACCAACCGTAGATACTTTCATTTGGATCCAAGGTCGGCCGAAATATCAGTAGCCAGAGGACTTCCAGCTGAGAAGAGCATTCGGTTGTTCGTTCTAGCCAAAGATTCTGGACGACTGTCTGACAATATCACCGTAAGGATCCACGTGGTAGACGTGAACGATCACGCGCCGATCTTTGACAAGTCTTGGTACACTTTCGACGTGCCGGAAGGAAGTTACGCTGGCTACGATTTGGGCACTGTTCGAGCCATTGATGCAGACTTTGGAGTCAACGCAAACGTCAGTTACGAAGCTGTCTCCGGTAATGAGAGCCTGGAGGATCCTGCGAACGTGTCTAGGATCTTTAACGTAGCTCCTTACGAGGGAATAATTAGAGTGACTGGAGTTTTGGACAGGGAGACTGCAGCTACTCATCGTCTCGTGGTCATGGCTCGTGACAATGGCTCTCCAAGATTAAGTTCTACCGTGGAGGTAGAAGTGAACGTGTTGGATGTCAATGACAATCCACCTATGTTCTACAATTATCACGAAATCGAGAAGAGTGAGAATGGAGATCTCGTACCGGTTTACCACGCATCGATCTTTGAAAACAGTCCCATTGGCAGTCAAGTGATCAAGGTATACGCTAATGATTCGGACTTTGCTGGAAATGGAAATGGGTTGATCCTGTTCGACTTGAGTCATCAAGGACAGCCTGAGAAGCAGTACTTTGCTATCGATAGCAAAGAAGGTGTCATCACGACGATTGCTAATCTGGATTACGAGACTCGAAAGAGTCACAGATTACTGGTCACTGCCAGTGACTTAGGGTCTCCGGTCAGTCTGACATCCACCGCAGTCGTGATCGTTACCGTGTTGAACGTGGACGACGACGAGGAAGATGCGGAGAACGAGGTGCAGAAAACACCCTCTTTTAGACATCGGTATTACGAAGTGGAAATCGAGGAGAACGTTCCGGTGCCGATTTTGGTCGCGCAATTGGATCTAGCCGATGGTCAGCAAAACGAACACACAAG ATACAGCATCGTCGCGGACGACACGAAGGCGCGAGAACACTTCTCGATCGACCCAAAGAACGGCTCGTTGTACCTGATGACAGACGTGGACAGAGAGGTGAACGATCGATACGAGGCGAAGGTCAGGGTCGACAGGGTGAAGATAGGTCGCGGGATGCCCGTGATGATTTACCCGGTTGTTGGCGAAAGATTGAATGGTCTAGCACCTAACGAGGCCAGGGTCGTTGTCAGGGTGAAGGATGTTAACGACAATGCGCCCAGATTCAAATCAAAGGGTCGACCCATCCTCGCCGCGATACCTACCACTGCCCATTATGGGTATGAGGTTGTCAAAGTGGAG GCAGAAGACCCGGACGAGGGAGCAAACGCCGAGATCCGGTATCAAATTCTCGGACGGGAGGACGCGCCACGATTTGCCATTGACCCACTGAGCGGTCAAGTACGATCCGTGGCGAGCTTTGGCCGTGACACTGGACGCGTTTTCGGCTTCGACGTGAAGGCCACCGACAGAAGGGGCGCCGAAAATGGTCGCAGCAGTATCGCCAATGTCTTT GTGTACGTGTTGGATGATCAGAAACAAGTCGTGATGGTTGTTGGTCGGAGACCCATTGATATCGAGCCGCAATTGGAGAACATCACCGC AATACTACAAAATGTGACTGGTTTGGACGTTCGAGTGAGGAAGCTAGAACCACACATCGAAAGAAATCTGATCGATACTACGTC caCCGATGTCTACCTTTATGCGATCGATCCTCATTTAAACGTCATGATAGATATGGATACACTGCACGA CGTGTTCAACACAAAGAAAACGGAGATCAAGCGCGAGTTGGACGAGTACGACGTCCTGGACATTGCCGGAAGCTCTCCGCGTCGGGGTAATCATCGTTACCTACTATCTACCCTGGAAGTGGGTGCGGTAGTGCTTGGCTGTGTCGTCTTTGTCGGTGCCCTCGTTACTGCACTCTGCGTTACATGCGTTCGCAGAAATAAACG TCGCAGACGTCGAGAGAAAGCGATGTTCTCGACCACCAGTCCGATTGGATTCGCTTTGGCAGATCCGGCAGCCACGCTACAGAAGCCGCCTTTGTTCCCGACCTTCGTCGATGGCCTTCATTACGACCCTGAACCGTTCTGCACCGACATGCCGAGGCGACAGAGCATCTGTGAGCACGGAGCCAATTGTGCCCGCTTCCACGC